In Blattabacterium sp. DPU, the genomic window TTTTGTAATAAATCAATCATAAAAAAATTATTGATTCCTTTTTTTTTTAAATTTTTAGGAATAGGATATATAGGAAATATAGAATAATTCATTCTTGATAAATGGAATTCCTTAATATTGGGATGAATGATTTGTATTTTTTCTTGAAAATATTTAACTACGCCATATACTATTACTGGAATATTTCTTGTAATATTTTTTGTGAAATTATTTTTTTGAAACCAAACTAACTCAATAACACCTGTTGTATCTTCCAAATACGCTATTAACATTTTTCCTTTTTTATTTTTATAATTTATTTCTTCAACTTGAGTTATTTTACCTAATATCTGTACTAAATTATTATTTAGATTATTGTTTGATAATTCTGATATATTTTTCAATATATGTAAATACTTATATCCTTTAGGATAAAAAAGAAGTAAATCTTCATATGTATAAAGATTTAATTCCATATTCAGTAAATATGATTTTTTAAAATTTAATCCTTTTAAATATTTTATAGATTTTTTTAGAATACTAGAGGACATAAAAAAGTAAATTATAATCCATTATATATCAAAAAATACTTAATTTTGTTTGATTTAAAAGGACATTTAGCTCAGCAGGTTTAGAGCACTACTTTGACAGAGTAGAGGGCATCGGTTCAAATCCGATAGTGTCCACTAAAATTTATTAAGTTTTTATGATTTTAATTACCACTGTTAGAGAAGGAGAATCAATTGATAAAGCTTTAAAAAAATGCAAAAAAAAATTTGATAAAACTCGTATTTTGAAAGAGTTTAGAGAAAAGCAACAATATATAAAACGTTCTGAAGGAAGAAGAAATGAAATATTAAGAGCAAAATATAGGGAACTTATGAAATTGAAAAAAGAAGAATAGATTTCATATTTTATGACATATGATAACCCCATAATTTATGGACTAATAGGAAAAAATATTCAATATTCTTTTTCTAGAAAATTTTTTTTAGAAAAATTTGAAAAAGAATCTATCATCAACGTAGATTATAAAATATTTGATCTTCCAAAAATAGAAGATATTCCATGTATATTTCAAAATCCTTATTTGAAAGGATGTAATGTTACAATCCCTTACAAAACAAGTATTATTCCTTTTTTAAATGAGATCACGTCTGAAGCAAAATATATAGGATCTGTGAATGTTATAAAAATAAACAATAAATGTAAAATGGGTTTTAATACAGATGTTTTAGGCTTTGAAAATTCTTTTAAAAAAAATTTAAATCAATTTACAAATAAAAAAAATTTAAAAGCATTAATTTTAGGAACTGGAAGTGTTTCTAAAACAATTTCATTTGTTTTAAATAAATTACAAATTCCATATCAATATGTTTCTAGAAAAAAAAATATAGGTTTTTTGTCATATGAAGATATCAATAAAAATTTATTGGAAGAATATAAGATTATCATCAATTCTACTCCTGTAGGAACATATCCTAATGTAAATTTATGTCCATCTTTACCTTATCGATATATTTCTAATGAACATTATTTCTATGATTTAGTTTACAATCCTAATAAAACTTTATTTCTAAAGAAGGCAGAAGAAAAAGGTGCATTTATAAAAAATGGATTAGAAATGTTATATCTTCAAGCTGAAGAATCTTGGAAGATATGGCAAATATAAAATTCATGATATATAAAGAAATTTTTATGGAAAGAGCTATACAATTAGCTAAAAATGGATTAGGATTTACTTCTCCAAATCCTATGGTTGGATGTGTGATAGAAAGAAATGGCATAGTTTTATCGGAAGGATGGCATTATAAAAAAGGAATGTATCATGCTGAATTTTTGGCTATTAATAATATAAAAAATGAATATTTATTTTTGGATAGCACTTTATATGTAACATTGGAACCCTGTGTTCATTTTGGAGAAACTCCTCCTTGTGTAGATTTAATAATAAGAAAAAATATACCAAGAGTAGTAATAGGAATACAAGACCCTTGTGATAAAGTAAAAGGATTAGGAATACAAAAATTAAAAAAGTATGGAATTGAAGTTATAGAAAATGTTTTAATAAACCAATGTCGTATTTTAAATAAACGTTTTTTTACTTTCTATGAAAAAAAACGTCCTTATATTATATTAAAATGGGCACAGAGTGATGATGGTTTTATATATTCAGAAAATAAAAAAGATAATTGGATTAGTGGAATACACGCTAGACAATTAAATCATAAATGGAGATCTGAAGAAGATGGTATTTTGGTAGGAAGTAAAACTGTATTAAATGATAATCCAAAATTAAATGTTAGAAAATGGTTTGGAAAAAATCCTATTAGAATTTTTTTTGATAAAAAACTAAAAATCTCTAATACTCATTTTGTTTTGGATGGAACTCAACAAACCATTGTGTTTACAGAAAAAAATAAAGAAAATCAAAAAAATATAGAATTTATTCAAATTTCTTTTGAAGAAAAAATTATCAATCAAATATTGAATTTTTTGCATCAAAAAAAAATACTATCTCTAATAGTGGAAGGAGGAAAAAAAACTCTGGAAAATTTTATCAAAGAAAATATTTGGGATGAATGTCGTATTTTCACTTGTGATGTGATATTAAAAAGTGGATTAAAAGCTCCTAAAATAGGAGGAATAATATCAAAAAGAATGAATTTAGATAAAGATCAACTTATTATAAAATTATCAATTTAAAAATTGAATTGTATTGATTTCATCTGCATAGTCTTCCAATTTTGGATATTGTGTTTTTCCAAAAAATATTTCTTTGTCCCAAAAATTTTTTGATACTACACATTGTATCTGTTGGTTGTTTTCTAATATTTTTTTTTTTAATTGACTTAAATTATTATAAAATTCATAATAAACTACAGATATTGGACTATGATAATTTTTTTCTTCTTTTAAAATAACAAAATGATTTTTTTGAAAATCAAATTTATTCATAGTGTATATAGATAGATAATATTTATAGTTATCTGTATACTTATAATTTTTTGTAATATATTCGGAAATAAATGATTTTTCTAAAATCAAATGAACATTATAATTATGAGGTATAAATATTTTTCCTACATTTCTACATCCTCTTCCTGAATAAGTTAACATATCTTGATTTAAAGAAATTAATTCTTTCTCTGTTTCATTCCCTCGTAATATAGCGACAGAAGTTCTACTTTTTCTAAGTAAAATAGGATATTTTCTAAAATAATATTCAAAATAACGAGCCGTATTATTATTTCCCGTAGCTATAACATAATCAAATTTTTCATAAAAAATATTATTTGTAAATTTTATTTTATTTTTTAATATAGGATTTTCATATATTATTATTTTACATAAAAATGGAAGTAATAAATTATCTTCTTCAGATAATTTAATGATGATCTTATGTCCTGATAAAATGACACACAAAAAATCATGAAATCCTACCATCGGTATATTTCCAGGCATAATAACAAGAATTTTTTTATTTTTTTTTGTAAAATAATATTTATTCATCCAACACTCTAACTTATCTTTTTTAAGATTATTTCCCCATTGATCAAAAGTTATTAATAAATCCTCTATTCTAAACCATTTATTTATAATAGTTACTTTATCAATAATTTTTTTAAAATGAGGGAAAAACATTTTATAATTTTTGGATAAATATTTGTTGTATGTATAAAATTTATTAACTTCTCTTAGAAAAGATCCTAACTTATCAAAAGTTTTAATCATTATTTTAATTTTTAAAATTAAATGTCTATAAAAATTACAGAAAAATGTATAAATTGTGGAGCTTGTGAACCTGAATGTCCTAATCAAGCCATTTATGAAGGAGGAAAAAAATGGAGAATGTCAGATGGAACTTCTCTAAAAAAAAATAAAGTATGGGATCCCACTCTATTTCAACAACCCAAAAAAAAAGATATATATTTTATTGTTCCGGAAAAATGTACAGAATGTGTAGGATTTTATGATGAACCACAATGTATTATGGTTTGTCCAGTTCAATGTTGTATTCTAGATCAAAAAAATATTGAAAATGAAGAGAAACTTTTAAAAAAGAAAAATTTTTTACATGAAAATTGGAGTTGATTTTCGATAATGATACTAAAAATGATAATGTTAGAAAAACAGTTTAATAATTGGAATTCATTTTTAGTAAATGAATATCATAAACCTTATTTTAAAGAATTATTAAAAATTCTGAGAATTGAATATAATCGATTTATTTGTTTTCCTAAAAAGGAAAACATATTTTCTTGTTTAAAACATTGTTCTTTTCAAAAATTAAAAGTAGTAATTATAGGACAAGATCCTTATCACAAAGAAAATCAATCTGATGGTCTTTGTTTTTCTGTTCCTAATGGAGTCTCTTTTCCACCTTCATTGAAGAACATATTTAAAGAAGTGAATAATTGTTTTAGTTTTAAAAAAAATTTTATCAATGGATCTT contains:
- the rpsU gene encoding 30S ribosomal protein S21, with amino-acid sequence MILITTVREGESIDKALKKCKKKFDKTRILKEFREKQQYIKRSEGRRNEILRAKYRELMKLKKEE
- a CDS encoding shikimate dehydrogenase family protein, which gives rise to MTYDNPIIYGLIGKNIQYSFSRKFFLEKFEKESIINVDYKIFDLPKIEDIPCIFQNPYLKGCNVTIPYKTSIIPFLNEITSEAKYIGSVNVIKINNKCKMGFNTDVLGFENSFKKNLNQFTNKKNLKALILGTGSVSKTISFVLNKLQIPYQYVSRKKNIGFLSYEDINKNLLEEYKIIINSTPVGTYPNVNLCPSLPYRYISNEHYFYDLVYNPNKTLFLKKAEEKGAFIKNGLEMLYLQAEESWKIWQI
- the ribD gene encoding bifunctional diaminohydroxyphosphoribosylaminopyrimidine deaminase/5-amino-6-(5-phosphoribosylamino)uracil reductase RibD; translation: MIYKEIFMERAIQLAKNGLGFTSPNPMVGCVIERNGIVLSEGWHYKKGMYHAEFLAINNIKNEYLFLDSTLYVTLEPCVHFGETPPCVDLIIRKNIPRVVIGIQDPCDKVKGLGIQKLKKYGIEVIENVLINQCRILNKRFFTFYEKKRPYIILKWAQSDDGFIYSENKKDNWISGIHARQLNHKWRSEEDGILVGSKTVLNDNPKLNVRKWFGKNPIRIFFDKKLKISNTHFVLDGTQQTIVFTEKNKENQKNIEFIQISFEEKIINQILNFLHQKKILSLIVEGGKKTLENFIKENIWDECRIFTCDVILKSGLKAPKIGGIISKRMNLDKDQLIIKLSI
- a CDS encoding acyl-CoA reductase, whose product is MIKTFDKLGSFLREVNKFYTYNKYLSKNYKMFFPHFKKIIDKVTIINKWFRIEDLLITFDQWGNNLKKDKLECWMNKYYFTKKNKKILVIMPGNIPMVGFHDFLCVILSGHKIIIKLSEEDNLLLPFLCKIIIYENPILKNKIKFTNNIFYEKFDYVIATGNNNTARYFEYYFRKYPILLRKSRTSVAILRGNETEKELISLNQDMLTYSGRGCRNVGKIFIPHNYNVHLILEKSFISEYITKNYKYTDNYKYYLSIYTMNKFDFQKNHFVILKEEKNYHSPISVVYYEFYNNLSQLKKKILENNQQIQCVVSKNFWDKEIFFGKTQYPKLEDYADEINTIQFLN
- a CDS encoding 4Fe-4S dicluster domain-containing protein gives rise to the protein MSIKITEKCINCGACEPECPNQAIYEGGKKWRMSDGTSLKKNKVWDPTLFQQPKKKDIYFIVPEKCTECVGFYDEPQCIMVCPVQCCILDQKNIENEEKLLKKKNFLHENWS